CCTTGGAAATCTGCTGACCGCGGACAACCCGCTGACCGGCCCGAACAAGGTTCTTGGAATTATGCCCGTAATAGGTCCGGTAGCCATAACCATGCTCAATAATAACCAGCTTGCCGTATCCGGGTACGGTCTCCGATTTACTGACCACACCATCGGCCGTCGCATAAACCGGCGTACCGGTACGGGCCGCGATATCGTAGCCTTCATGCATCTTCCGCTTACCGGTAAACGGCGACTTGCGCATACCAAAACTCGAGGTCAACCAGCCTTTGACCGGCCAGCCGGAAGGTTCGGCACCGACCATTGAACGCTGGTCGTTGAGAAATCCCTGAATCTCTTCCTGGCTTTCACGGCGCAAGTCTATGTCACGACGCATCTGGTCTATGCGGGTCTGCAGTTGCGAAAAAGAATCGTTTTCGTCAATTTCAGGTGGCCCGCCGATACCGACCATGGTGTTGGACTTCGGCTTCGAAAGATCGGCCATGATCCGCACCTTGGCGTCGGTCTGGGCGAGTAAGCGCATTTCCGTCTGGAGATCCTCAAGACCAGCCACCAGGCGCTGCAACTCATTGCGCTGCTGGCGATTCTCAGCCTGTAGACGGGTCAGTTCAGCCTGATCAAGCTCCGAAAGAACATAGTCAACGGTCATCGTCGTCAGACCGATCAACACGACCGCCGCAAATGCAACCCAGCCTTTGAGAACTGATCGTTTGATATTGAAACGACGTACCTGATGCGAACCTTCAGGAATGATCAGGAATGTAAACTTCTTGGCAGACACTGCGTCCTCCGGTATACGACTCGACATTCGGCCTTGGCCGACAATCCATCTAAAGTATAGGTAATACTGTAAAAGTTCTATTTATGTCAAGACCAAAATTTATTACGGTCCTGACCTGCAACCAGTCTGTCAGCTGCCTGATGCCAGTTCGAGCTGCATGGCAATTTCGTCACATTCGGGAAATTTTGCGCACTTGATGCAATCACCCCAGATCTTGTGCGGCAGCTCCGATTTTTCGATTTCATTAAATCCGATCTTGCCGAAAAAGCCGGGTTGATAGGTCAGGCAAAACACCCTTTTCATCCCGATTTCACGGGCCTCATTGATCGCCGCATCAACCAGCAGGCGTCCGATGCCTTTACCGCCAGCTTCAGCAGCAACGGCGAGCGACCGGATCTCGGCCAGGTCTTCCCAGCAGACATGCAGCCAGACCGTGCCGACAACTGCTCCGGCATCTTCAAACACATAAATATCCCGGATCGTCTCGTAGATTTCGGGCAACGAACGGGAAAGCATCAGTCCGTCCCCCGCATACCCGATCAGGAGTCGATGGATCGCTTTGGCATCGCCAATCCGCGCTTTACGAATCATCTCGTCACCTCCATCGCTACCCGACCTGACCGACTGAGCGACCGATCAACTCCCGGGCGTGCTCGAGGGTTCGATCCGTAACCTGGGCACCGCCAAGCATGCGCGCCATCTCGTCGACCCGCGCTTCGCCATCCAGTGCCACCAGATCGGTTCTTGTCCGATCATCATCCTGATGTTTCTCGACCCGAAAGTGGTGATCGGCATAAGCAGCGACCTGGGGCAAATGGGTTACACATAGAACTTGCAAGCCTTGCGCCACTTTTTTCAGTTTTTCCCCGACCTTGGTCGCGGCGATACCACCGATACCGGCGTCAACCTCATCGAAAATAGCTGTCGTCATTGCTTCATCAGCCGGAACCGAGCGCCGGACTGCCAACATAATTCGCGACAATTCGCCGCCAGAAGCTATTCTATTCAAGGGTTTAGGATCCTCCCCCGGATTCGCCGCGAGAAAGAAGGAACAACGCTCCATGCCCCGCGCTGAAGGCTCCTCAAGGGGCTCAAGCCGGACCTCGAAACGGGCCTTCTCGAGAGCGAGATCCTGTAGCTCGGCCATGATCTTCTGCTGCATCATCAGGGCACCGGATTGCCGTTTTTTGCTCAAGGCTGCCGCTGTTTGACGCAATTGGGCTTCAGCATCTGCCATTTTTTTCAGCAAGGCGTCGCGGGAAGCCTCAACATCGGAGAGTTCTTCAAGCTCACTGACGATCGCCTTATGATATTCAATCAGCTCTTCAACCGTCGGCGCGTACTTGCGTTTGAGCGACGTCAGCAGGGCCGAGCGTTCTTCGACTTCAGCCTGACGCTGCGGGTCGAAAACAATTTGTCCGGCATAATCGCGCAGCCGCGAGGCAACATCTTCCAGCCCGAACTGGGCCTGACGCAGTGCCTCAGCCAACTCGACAAACATCGGGTCGACATTCCGGAGGCCATCC
The DNA window shown above is from Desulfuromonas sp. and carries:
- a CDS encoding GNAT family N-acetyltransferase; the protein is MIRKARIGDAKAIHRLLIGYAGDGLMLSRSLPEIYETIRDIYVFEDAGAVVGTVWLHVCWEDLAEIRSLAVAAEAGGKGIGRLLVDAAINEAREIGMKRVFCLTYQPGFFGKIGFNEIEKSELPHKIWGDCIKCAKFPECDEIAMQLELASGS
- a CDS encoding peptidase M23 — protein: MSSRIPEDAVSAKKFTFLIIPEGSHQVRRFNIKRSVLKGWVAFAAVVLIGLTTMTVDYVLSELDQAELTRLQAENRQQRNELQRLVAGLEDLQTEMRLLAQTDAKVRIMADLSKPKSNTMVGIGGPPEIDENDSFSQLQTRIDQMRRDIDLRRESQEEIQGFLNDQRSMVGAEPSGWPVKGWLTSSFGMRKSPFTGKRKMHEGYDIAARTGTPVYATADGVVSKSETVPGYGKLVIIEHGYGYRTYYGHNSKNLVRAGQRVVRGQQISKVGNTGRSTGSHVHYEIRRNGVPVNPKKFL
- the recN gene encoding DNA repair protein RecN; translation: FEVSDELLVRRIISRGGKNRVYLNGSLATLSQLQSISADLVAIYGQHEQQQLQRPSAHLDLLDRFSGVDNELAAYAGSYAELKTLQERLAQLELAERDRAQKLDLLSFQAQELEQAELRPGEDEELERERKMLQNAEKLATVCASGVSELYEGEAAICDRIASLATEQDGLRNVDPMFVELAEALRQAQFGLEDVASRLRDYAGQIVFDPQRQAEVEERSALLTSLKRKYAPTVEELIEYHKAIVSELEELSDVEASRDALLKKMADAEAQLRQTAAALSKKRQSGALMMQQKIMAELQDLALEKARFEVRLEPLEEPSARGMERCSFFLAANPGEDPKPLNRIASGGELSRIMLAVRRSVPADEAMTTAIFDEVDAGIGGIAATKVGEKLKKVAQGLQVLCVTHLPQVAAYADHHFRVEKHQDDDRTRTDLVALDGEARVDEMARMLGGAQVTDRTLEHARELIGRSVGQVG